From Candidatus Nomurabacteria bacterium, one genomic window encodes:
- a CDS encoding nucleoside-diphosphate kinase (catalyzes the formation of nucleoside triphosphate from ATP and nucleoside diphosphate) encodes MVERTLILIKPDAVARGIIGEIITRFEKVGLKIIAAKMLVADEDTLSKHYPVERKEFIAGLGQKTLDNNLELGVDTKEVFGTTDAYKLGLEIQRWNAAYMQSGPLFAMVLEGPHAIETVRKIRGFTLPSKAQPGTITGDYSFDSSSLANASKRPIRNLVHASGNSEEAEFEVGLWFTPAELHDYQTIHQKFMME; translated from the coding sequence ATGGTTGAAAGAACTTTAATATTAATTAAGCCAGACGCTGTTGCAAGAGGAATCATCGGCGAGATAATTACTCGGTTCGAGAAAGTTGGCTTAAAAATAATCGCTGCCAAAATGCTTGTCGCTGATGAAGATACCTTGAGCAAACACTATCCTGTCGAGCGTAAAGAGTTTATTGCTGGTCTGGGCCAAAAGACTCTAGATAATAACCTCGAGCTAGGTGTAGACACAAAAGAGGTGTTTGGCACGACTGATGCATATAAGTTAGGCCTAGAAATCCAGAGATGGAATGCTGCCTATATGCAGAGCGGGCCTCTGTTTGCAATGGTGCTTGAAGGTCCTCATGCAATTGAAACTGTGCGCAAGATAAGAGGTTTCACGCTCCCATCCAAAGCTCAGCCGGGTACAATTACTGGAGACTACTCATTCGACTCTTCGAGCTTAGCTAACGCAAGTAAGCGACCAATCAGGAATTTAGTGCATGCTTCCGGTAATTCTGAAGAAGCTGAATTTGAGGTAGGTCTATGGTTTACTCCAGCCGAACTACATGATTACCAGACTATTCACCAGAAATTTATGATGGAATAG
- a CDS encoding PH domain-containing protein: MAKSKSTKSFEEQYDDEEMLLLFRKHPVVMRKHLIVASFVILAGTIPSFIKPEPKYFFWGVGVGFAMSFVVMFFAWVSWHYSVFIVTSKRFIQITQAGLFDRAVVDIALDQIQMVNYHIRGLQETLLGFGTLNIQTMVGELTIHEVHKPAKVQRELSLIIREHVHGEINAKE, encoded by the coding sequence ATGGCAAAATCAAAATCGACAAAATCATTCGAAGAGCAGTACGATGACGAAGAAATGCTACTTCTGTTTCGGAAACACCCTGTAGTTATGCGCAAACATCTTATCGTTGCCTCTTTTGTCATATTGGCAGGCACGATACCTTCGTTTATCAAACCAGAACCAAAATACTTTTTTTGGGGAGTAGGTGTTGGGTTTGCAATGTCGTTTGTTGTGATGTTTTTTGCTTGGGTGAGCTGGCACTACAGCGTGTTTATCGTCACCAGTAAAAGATTCATCCAAATTACCCAAGCGGGTTTATTTGATCGTGCGGTTGTTGATATTGCTCTCGACCAGATTCAAATGGTCAACTATCATATACGTGGGCTTCAGGAAACCTTACTTGGATTCGGTACACTCAACATTCAGACCATGGTGGGTGAGCTGACAATTCACGAGGTACATAAACCCGCAAAAGTGCAACGGGAGTTGAGCCTGATAATCCGCGAACATGTACATGGGGAAATCAATGCGAAAGAATAA
- a CDS encoding peptidylprolyl isomerase — MRKNKINQDKAMIQKGKRRFIRPRLTKKAKMPDDPSVIETDVPRITNETVEQHRKEVIKGGKKYRYPLIHTPKRIIGLSMLVGLVIVLMFSTFTVYRLYRSNVYSDFYYNVTKIVPMPIARVGGSFVYYDDYLFELRRYVHYFESQQNVDFSSEAGQASLREQQKRSIDKVIEDVYIAKLARQKNISVSNDEVDAEIALLREQNKLGSDEEAFEEVLLDFWGWTINDYRQYVRKELLKQKVTEAYDDQAWTRAREVEQKLEAGADFADLAAEYSDDLASAANGGEYGFDLNLEENNEDPQVLEAVFGLKKGQVSEVINTGYRLEIVKVLDVQEDRRTAAHISIFFTDISDRINDLKEEQPAKIYISLD, encoded by the coding sequence ATGCGAAAGAATAAAATTAATCAAGACAAAGCTATGATCCAAAAGGGTAAACGCCGGTTCATACGACCGCGCTTAACAAAGAAGGCCAAGATGCCCGACGACCCGAGTGTGATCGAAACCGACGTGCCTCGGATCACTAATGAGACTGTCGAGCAGCACCGTAAAGAAGTTATAAAAGGTGGCAAAAAGTACCGATACCCATTAATTCACACCCCGAAACGGATTATTGGCTTATCTATGCTGGTCGGTCTAGTAATTGTTCTGATGTTCTCGACTTTTACCGTTTATCGACTTTATCGTTCAAATGTTTACTCTGATTTTTATTACAATGTAACCAAAATTGTCCCGATGCCGATTGCTCGAGTAGGTGGTTCGTTTGTTTACTACGATGATTATTTATTCGAACTGCGCCGTTATGTTCACTATTTCGAGTCGCAGCAAAACGTCGACTTTAGTAGCGAAGCAGGTCAAGCTAGTTTGCGGGAACAACAAAAGAGATCAATCGACAAAGTTATTGAAGATGTCTACATTGCTAAATTGGCCAGACAAAAAAATATAAGTGTTAGCAACGACGAGGTTGACGCAGAAATTGCTTTGTTGCGCGAGCAGAACAAGCTTGGTAGCGATGAAGAAGCTTTCGAAGAGGTGTTGCTGGACTTTTGGGGTTGGACAATCAACGATTACCGCCAGTATGTACGTAAAGAATTACTCAAGCAAAAAGTTACCGAGGCCTATGATGATCAAGCTTGGACCAGAGCTCGAGAAGTTGAGCAGAAACTCGAAGCTGGGGCAGATTTTGCCGATCTAGCCGCCGAGTATTCCGATGATTTAGCCTCTGCAGCAAATGGTGGCGAATATGGATTCGACCTAAACCTAGAAGAAAATAATGAAGATCCTCAGGTATTGGAGGCAGTTTTTGGTCTAAAAAAAGGCCAAGTTTCAGAGGTAATTAACACTGGCTATAGGCTGGAAATAGTTAAAGTGCTCGATGTCCAGGAAGATCGGCGCACGGCGGCTCATATAAGTATTTTCTTTACAGACATAAGTGATCGGATCAACGACCTTAAAGAAGAGCAACCGGCAAAGATATATATAAGTTTGGACTAG
- a CDS encoding GtrA family protein, whose amino-acid sequence MPVKTAKKLVKKFDFIRFALVGVLNTILDFTILNTLVAGLGAPVLIANIISTSLTMIFSFRANQRLVFRSSSAERRHRQIILFISGTLFGLYVIQTLVIAALAHWWTGPLETLTNLLIGRSSDLLVINLAKAAATATTMIWNYFFYKFVVFGKSK is encoded by the coding sequence ATGCCAGTAAAAACAGCTAAAAAACTTGTTAAAAAGTTTGATTTTATAAGATTTGCACTTGTTGGGGTATTAAATACTATTCTCGATTTTACGATATTAAACACTCTGGTTGCAGGCTTGGGAGCCCCGGTATTAATCGCCAATATTATATCGACATCACTGACGATGATATTTAGTTTTCGGGCTAACCAGAGGTTAGTATTTAGGTCTTCTAGTGCCGAACGTCGACACCGTCAGATTATTCTGTTTATCTCTGGCACGCTATTTGGTTTGTATGTGATTCAGACACTTGTAATCGCCGCATTAGCTCATTGGTGGACTGGTCCGCTTGAAACACTTACCAACCTACTTATTGGCAGATCAAGCGATCTTTTAGTTATTAATTTGGCGAAAGCAGCAGCGACTGCAACGACGATGATTTGGAACTATTTCTTCTATAAGTTCGTAGTGTTTGGGAAGTCAAAATGA
- a CDS encoding glycosyltransferase yields the protein MKYSIIIPAYNEAKYIDQTLTCLADYLRDTKIIDNTEVIVVAANGGDGTASRAKSHSSIFNKLVVLELPSRVGKGRDLRHGFKHATGEYQLFMDADMATPLHHIEVALKTLEAGKDIVIGVRNLATMHNTILRKASSRLSNLAIRILAVRNARDTQCGFKAFTRVAAATIFSRAKINGWGTDIEILAIAQIHKLSIAQQSIADWHDPKSGEGLAGDSQLKAMRQTLKELYIIRRNINKGEYK from the coding sequence ATGAAGTATTCGATCATCATTCCGGCCTATAACGAGGCCAAATATATCGACCAAACGCTTACTTGCTTAGCCGACTATCTTAGAGATACTAAAATTATAGATAACACAGAAGTAATTGTGGTTGCAGCTAACGGTGGTGATGGGACTGCCAGCAGGGCCAAATCGCATAGTAGTATATTTAATAAACTAGTCGTTTTAGAGCTACCTAGTCGGGTTGGCAAAGGACGTGATTTACGCCATGGGTTTAAGCATGCAACTGGTGAGTATCAACTATTCATGGATGCCGATATGGCTACGCCACTCCATCATATTGAAGTGGCCCTTAAAACACTTGAAGCTGGTAAAGATATTGTAATTGGAGTCCGAAATTTGGCTACAATGCATAACACTATACTTCGTAAAGCTAGCTCTAGGCTGAGTAATCTCGCCATTCGTATCTTAGCTGTTAGAAATGCCCGAGATACCCAATGCGGGTTTAAGGCATTTACGCGTGTGGCTGCGGCAACCATCTTCAGTCGTGCAAAGATTAATGGCTGGGGTACAGACATAGAGATTCTAGCAATTGCCCAGATACATAAACTTAGCATTGCTCAACAGTCGATAGCAGACTGGCATGATCCAAAATCTGGGGAAGGCTTAGCCGGCGACAGTCAATTAAAAGCCATGCGTCAAACTTTAAAAGAACTATATATTATTCGTCGTAATATAAACAAAGGTGAATACAAGTGA
- a CDS encoding glycosyltransferase family 39 protein, which translates to MKWLLRQIKKYPWLVAAIILLCFTLPTLARYSFWFDESYTSAITDHSARQAIELTAVDVHPPLYYIVMFYWRDVFGSSDIAMRSLSVVFGVAALIFLYKLLARLFERRTATVGTIFASLGPFVIRYSQEARMYTLVATFILASTYVLVVLMQRRLAARSLKLWVVYGLLITACVYTHYFSSLILVPHLVYIIRVNQSPQTSGRLKRWLQALRRVRKGLLVAGGISFGLFLPWLPTFMRQIGSVNNGFWIPQINELSISNLFGKILLYHDYDVRQISSYITLLLLVIFLISLTRWVRKQPSVDRQGYNLLLNSFWLPVLILFLISAAPGTSSYFYVRYFAQYAYFFYGLIGVVVWRLITTKRTQKIGLSLGMVIIIAFSIGISNVLRGVDKRDNSANQTFQIINQGYKSGDVIVALDFGVWFDLNHYNLTKQPVHYLYEQKDYGSLQPIFRQPGLRVESLSELEGRRIWLAASYGWQDFSLPAAWGQPIEVANGRGSFVRLYELTD; encoded by the coding sequence GTGAAGTGGCTACTTAGACAAATAAAAAAATATCCGTGGCTAGTGGCAGCTATTATTTTACTTTGCTTCACTTTACCAACACTGGCGCGGTACAGTTTTTGGTTCGACGAAAGTTATACATCAGCCATCACCGATCACTCTGCCAGACAAGCTATCGAACTAACTGCAGTCGACGTTCATCCGCCACTTTACTACATAGTCATGTTTTATTGGCGAGATGTTTTTGGGTCGTCAGACATTGCAATGCGTAGTTTAAGTGTTGTTTTTGGGGTTGCAGCCCTAATATTCTTATACAAATTGCTGGCACGACTCTTTGAGCGGCGCACTGCAACGGTTGGCACAATCTTTGCCTCACTAGGACCATTTGTAATCAGATACAGTCAAGAGGCGCGGATGTATACATTGGTAGCGACTTTCATCTTGGCTTCAACTTACGTTCTGGTGGTATTGATGCAACGCCGCCTCGCTGCGCGTAGCCTAAAGCTATGGGTTGTCTACGGTTTATTAATAACTGCATGTGTCTATACTCATTATTTTAGTAGCCTAATCCTCGTACCGCATCTAGTTTATATAATCAGAGTTAACCAGAGCCCACAGACAAGTGGTAGGTTAAAGCGCTGGCTTCAAGCACTTCGACGCGTAAGAAAAGGGCTGCTTGTCGCAGGCGGTATTAGCTTTGGGCTATTCTTGCCATGGCTACCAACATTCATGCGACAGATTGGATCTGTAAATAATGGCTTCTGGATACCTCAGATTAACGAACTATCGATCAGTAATCTGTTCGGTAAAATACTTCTTTATCACGATTATGATGTGCGTCAGATAAGTTCGTATATCACTCTTTTACTACTAGTAATCTTCTTAATAAGCCTGACTCGCTGGGTTCGCAAACAGCCTTCAGTTGATCGCCAGGGCTATAACTTGCTACTAAATAGTTTCTGGCTACCAGTACTGATTCTGTTTTTAATTTCGGCTGCTCCAGGAACGAGCTCCTACTTCTATGTTCGTTATTTTGCGCAATACGCGTACTTTTTTTATGGTCTGATAGGAGTGGTTGTTTGGCGGCTTATAACAACAAAACGCACTCAAAAGATTGGCCTAAGTTTAGGAATGGTAATTATCATAGCTTTTTCTATAGGAATATCGAATGTACTTCGGGGAGTCGACAAACGAGACAACAGCGCTAACCAGACGTTTCAGATTATTAATCAGGGCTACAAATCCGGTGATGTTATTGTTGCATTAGATTTTGGAGTCTGGTTTGATTTGAACCACTATAATCTGACCAAACAGCCAGTCCATTATCTTTACGAACAAAAAGATTATGGTTCTCTCCAGCCGATTTTTCGCCAACCAGGGTTGAGGGTAGAAAGCTTGTCAGAGCTCGAAGGCAGGAGAATTTGGTTAGCTGCCAGCTATGGCTGGCAAGATTTTAGTCTGCCGGCAGCCTGGGGCCAACCGATTGAAGTCGCAAACGGACGAGGCAGTTTTGTTCGGCTATATGAACTAACAGATTAG
- the tgt gene encoding tRNA guanosine(34) transglycosylase Tgt: MTKFTVLKQNSRYGRSGYFETRVGRVYTPVFMPDGTRGAVKSVSPDQLLEAGVEVVLANTYHLHLQPGESVIEELGGLHKFMNWPKPILTDSGGFQVFSLAHTRKITEEGVEFKDPKTGDKVFISPEKSVQIQLALGSDIVMAFDDLTGLSENDRARTNEAFDRTHRWLLRSIAEFNRLTKDIEKRPLLFGIAQGGLDEKLRLKSLKFVQETDVDGIAVGGLSVGESKTEMYKILELLAPHYDSGRPHFLMGVGDPPDLHFAYAHGIDMADCVLPTRNARHGSVWLSGDKKDNLKRLENESSKEVIDQACRCYTCRNGFQRGWFRHQFKQTEPLAGTLASIHNIHYLQQLAKSYRS; encoded by the coding sequence ATGACTAAATTCACAGTTCTAAAACAGAACTCTAGGTACGGCCGCAGTGGCTACTTTGAGACTCGGGTCGGTAGAGTCTACACGCCCGTATTTATGCCCGATGGGACTCGAGGTGCAGTTAAAAGTGTCTCACCAGATCAACTGCTAGAGGCGGGGGTTGAGGTTGTATTAGCGAATACCTATCACCTCCATTTGCAGCCTGGAGAGTCAGTAATAGAAGAGTTGGGGGGCTTACATAAATTTATGAATTGGCCGAAGCCGATTCTGACCGATTCTGGTGGGTTTCAGGTGTTTTCTCTGGCTCATACGCGTAAAATCACCGAAGAAGGGGTGGAATTTAAAGATCCTAAAACCGGTGATAAGGTGTTTATATCTCCTGAGAAATCTGTTCAAATCCAGTTGGCTCTAGGATCGGATATTGTCATGGCTTTCGATGATTTAACTGGTTTATCGGAAAATGATCGCGCTCGGACTAACGAGGCTTTCGATCGCACTCACCGCTGGCTACTCCGCTCCATAGCAGAATTCAATCGCTTGACCAAAGACATAGAGAAGCGGCCGCTATTGTTTGGAATAGCCCAAGGTGGCTTAGACGAGAAACTTCGCCTAAAAAGCCTTAAATTTGTGCAAGAAACCGACGTAGATGGTATAGCAGTTGGTGGCTTATCTGTAGGAGAAAGTAAAACCGAGATGTATAAGATTCTAGAATTGTTGGCACCACACTATGATTCAGGTCGACCACATTTTCTGATGGGGGTAGGTGATCCTCCAGATCTGCACTTTGCCTACGCGCACGGCATCGATATGGCGGATTGCGTTCTACCTACCAGGAATGCTCGGCATGGCTCAGTCTGGTTAAGTGGGGATAAGAAAGACAATTTAAAGAGATTGGAAAATGAATCGAGCAAAGAGGTAATTGACCAAGCTTGCAGATGCTACACCTGCAGGAATGGCTTTCAGAGGGGATGGTTCAGGCATCAATTTAAGCAGACCGAACCGCTTGCCGGAACCTTAGCTTCGATCCACAATATTCACTACCTGCAGCAACTTGCAAAAAGCTACCGCAGTTGA
- a CDS encoding threonine--tRNA ligase yields the protein MSNQDQLYAMRHSLAHIMATAVQHLWPEAKFGVGPVVENGFYYDIDLGNTKISEEDFKKIEKEMHSVIAANQSFEKSMMPINEAISWAKAHNQPYKEELLNDLKRAGTTVAKDLDIAELGLPSDDTKVHEVSFYTNGDFCDLCRGPHLESTSKVGAFKLMRVAGAYWRGKENNPQMQRLYGVAFATKEELKQHLQMLEEAKKRDHRKLGKEMDLFTFSDLVGPGLPLWTPRGTVLRMQVDKLVQELRSEYGYQPVEIPHITKKDLYEKSGHWTKFSEELFKITTRDGHEFVMKPMNCPHHTQIYASQKRSYKDLPIRYSNTTMVYRDEQTGELGGLSRVRSITQDDAHVFCRASQIRDEANKIWDIIENFYAAYGMEVRPELSFMDPEEPDKYSGEQSKWDEAQATLQDLVNERVGEVAIGIGEAAFYGPKIDFKAKDAIGREHQVATIQLDFNQPEGFDLTCTNEQSENERVVMIHAAIAGSLERFLSVLIEHTAGKFPVWLAPEQLRIITVSGEDQTMLDYAKELASKANDLGIRVSVDDSAESVGKKIRSSVTDRVPYTIVVGEQEVSSGVLKPRIRDDLRVVEADTELPAENFLQSLANESKSRVLKSSM from the coding sequence ATGAGCAATCAAGACCAACTATATGCAATGCGCCACAGTCTAGCCCATATCATGGCGACTGCGGTTCAACACTTGTGGCCAGAAGCTAAGTTTGGCGTTGGCCCAGTAGTCGAAAACGGTTTTTACTATGATATCGACCTAGGAAACACCAAGATAAGTGAAGAAGATTTTAAAAAAATTGAGAAAGAAATGCATTCGGTAATTGCCGCAAATCAGTCTTTTGAAAAGAGTATGATGCCGATTAACGAGGCAATCTCCTGGGCCAAAGCGCACAATCAGCCATATAAGGAAGAATTACTTAACGATTTAAAACGTGCCGGTACCACTGTCGCCAAAGATCTAGATATTGCTGAACTTGGCTTACCAAGTGATGACACAAAAGTACACGAAGTTAGTTTTTATACGAATGGTGATTTCTGTGATTTATGTCGAGGACCTCATCTTGAATCAACCAGTAAAGTGGGAGCTTTTAAATTGATGCGTGTGGCTGGGGCTTACTGGCGAGGCAAAGAGAATAACCCGCAGATGCAGCGTCTGTATGGGGTGGCCTTTGCTACCAAAGAGGAGCTTAAACAACATCTGCAGATGCTCGAAGAAGCCAAAAAACGTGATCATCGAAAACTTGGTAAAGAGATGGATCTATTTACGTTCTCCGATTTAGTGGGTCCGGGCTTACCGCTCTGGACTCCAAGAGGAACAGTGCTAAGGATGCAGGTAGATAAGCTCGTTCAAGAACTGCGCTCAGAATATGGTTATCAACCAGTCGAGATACCACATATCACCAAAAAAGACCTCTACGAAAAAAGTGGTCATTGGACAAAATTTAGTGAAGAGCTGTTCAAGATAACTACTCGAGACGGACATGAGTTTGTGATGAAGCCGATGAATTGCCCTCACCACACACAGATTTATGCATCGCAAAAGCGCAGTTATAAAGATTTGCCGATAAGATACAGCAACACGACTATGGTATATCGAGATGAGCAGACCGGTGAACTGGGTGGCTTGAGTAGGGTCCGCTCGATAACTCAAGACGATGCGCATGTGTTTTGTCGAGCAAGCCAAATTCGTGATGAAGCGAATAAGATATGGGATATCATCGAAAACTTCTACGCAGCATATGGCATGGAAGTAAGACCAGAATTGTCATTTATGGATCCAGAAGAGCCAGATAAATACTCCGGCGAACAAAGCAAATGGGATGAAGCCCAGGCAACACTTCAAGACTTAGTGAACGAACGAGTTGGTGAAGTAGCAATTGGAATCGGAGAAGCAGCATTTTATGGTCCTAAGATCGACTTTAAGGCCAAAGATGCAATCGGTCGGGAACACCAGGTCGCAACAATCCAGCTAGACTTTAACCAGCCAGAAGGTTTTGATTTAACTTGTACTAATGAACAGAGCGAGAATGAACGAGTTGTAATGATCCACGCTGCGATTGCCGGCTCGCTAGAAAGATTCTTATCGGTGCTAATCGAGCATACTGCGGGTAAGTTTCCAGTTTGGCTGGCGCCTGAGCAGTTGCGAATAATTACTGTTAGCGGTGAAGATCAGACGATGCTCGACTATGCAAAAGAGCTTGCGAGTAAAGCTAACGACTTAGGGATTCGTGTTAGTGTAGATGATAGTGCCGAATCGGTAGGTAAAAAGATCCGATCAAGTGTTACCGATCGAGTTCCATATACCATAGTAGTTGGTGAGCAAGAAGTTAGCAGCGGGGTATTAAAGCCTCGTATTCGGGATGATCTGCGGGTAGTTGAGGCTGATACAGAGTTGCCAGCCGAAAATTTCCTGCAATCGCTTGCTAATGAAAGCAAGTCCCGTGTTCTAAAATCATCGATGTAG
- a CDS encoding MGMT family protein, which produces MMNVSKFGKSVESVVASVPFGKVVTYGQVAAMIGHPRAARQVGGVAHYGNLDIPWHRLVNRFGGLASGYHGGREAQQQHLEAEGVQFTETDKGWVLDIDKYIWVPDN; this is translated from the coding sequence ATGATGAATGTAAGTAAGTTTGGAAAGTCTGTAGAGTCTGTAGTTGCGAGTGTACCTTTTGGCAAAGTAGTGACATATGGTCAGGTTGCTGCAATGATTGGTCATCCCCGAGCCGCTCGACAAGTTGGCGGAGTAGCTCACTATGGCAATTTAGATATACCTTGGCACAGACTCGTTAATCGTTTTGGTGGCTTAGCAAGTGGATATCATGGTGGACGAGAGGCTCAACAGCAACACCTAGAAGCCGAAGGGGTGCAATTCACTGAAACCGATAAAGGCTGGGTCTTGGATATTGATAAGTACATTTGGGTCCCAGATAACTAA
- a CDS encoding tRNA (adenosine(37)-N6)-dimethylallyltransferase MiaA gives MKIDTLFIVGQTASGKSSLAMRLAKVLDGEIIAADSLTVYKGLDIGTAKPTQQDMRAVKHHMIDVADQSKPFTVSDFQTQAKQAITNVHAKGKLAIVVGGSGLYVNSLLYDYKLGPAANTAERAEYESKTIEQLQSIILNAGYDLPENSQNKRYLIRAIEQGGVRSGDIKMINGALVIGIRLDKDVLGERIRLRLKRMLDDGVLKEVQLAYERYDSDSEALKGNIYQSLRPYFYQQISINDALENSVRSDLKLAKKQYAWFKRNQAIYWFSDTNKAFKFVVDRLSQPKVG, from the coding sequence ATGAAGATAGACACCTTATTTATAGTTGGCCAAACAGCCAGTGGCAAAAGTAGTTTAGCAATGCGATTAGCCAAAGTGCTAGATGGTGAGATAATTGCTGCTGACTCGCTAACAGTTTACAAGGGCCTAGATATTGGTACGGCTAAGCCAACGCAACAAGATATGCGGGCAGTTAAACATCATATGATTGATGTAGCTGATCAGAGCAAGCCATTTACTGTCTCAGATTTTCAAACTCAAGCCAAACAGGCAATCACAAATGTACACGCCAAGGGTAAACTAGCGATAGTAGTTGGAGGTAGCGGGCTATACGTCAATAGTCTCCTCTATGATTATAAGTTAGGCCCCGCTGCCAACACTGCCGAACGCGCAGAATATGAATCGAAAACGATCGAACAGCTGCAATCAATAATCCTAAATGCTGGCTATGACTTGCCGGAAAACAGCCAAAACAAGCGATATCTTATTCGGGCCATTGAGCAAGGTGGAGTTAGGTCAGGTGATATTAAAATGATCAACGGAGCCTTGGTTATTGGCATAAGACTCGATAAGGATGTTTTAGGGGAGCGGATACGCCTGCGGCTCAAACGAATGCTCGATGATGGGGTGCTTAAAGAAGTCCAGCTGGCTTACGAACGTTATGATTCGGACTCTGAAGCCTTAAAGGGAAATATTTATCAGAGTTTAAGGCCGTATTTTTATCAACAAATTAGTATAAATGATGCGCTGGAAAACTCTGTAAGGTCTGATTTAAAGCTCGCCAAAAAACAATATGCTTGGTTTAAGCGGAATCAGGCGATATATTGGTTCTCTGACACGAACAAAGCCTTCAAGTTTGTTGTAGATCGGTTGTCGCAGCCCAAAGTAGGGTGA